One Vanessa cardui chromosome 17, ilVanCard2.1, whole genome shotgun sequence DNA window includes the following coding sequences:
- the LOC124537020 gene encoding uncharacterized protein LOC124537020, with translation MTLLHHPMRQVLLIQHYSQVLESTIMKELAVLKSELATLSDLKHCIEFLSAEYDRLKSDLLASDDKIKILSKENANLTCKVNDLSNRLKLIEQHSRETNVEINGIPENKSENLNSVVKQLCAAISIPINDSDILSCTRVRKIDDSNPRPRAVIVKLPTSRSRDEILAGVTKFNKRNLTNKLSSSHLGYSTNKSPIYVSEHLSPHFKALHARTRKVAREKEYRYTWVRNGRIFVRKNDQSPAKQIKCYESLDNL, from the coding sequence ATGACTCTTTTGCATCACCCTATGCGTCAAGTTCTGTTGATTCAACACTACTCGCAAGTATTAGAATCTACTATAATGAAAGAATTAGCAGTTTTAAAAAGCGAATTGGCCACATTGAGCGATCTTAAACATTGCATAGAATTTCTCAGTGCCGAATACGATCGTTTAAAATCCGACCTTCTGGCTTctgatgataaaattaaaattttaagtaaagaaAATGCAAATCTTACTTGTAAAGTCAATGATCTCTCTAATAGACTTAAACTAATTGAACAACATTCGCGTGAAACGAACGTGGAGATTAATGGTATACCAGAAAATAAATCTGAAAACTTAAATTCTGTTGTCAAGCAATTATGCGCTGCAATCTCAATACCAATAAACGACTCCGATATTCTGTCCTGTACTAGGGTACGAAAAATAGACGACTCCAACCCAAGACCTCGTGCTGTTATTGTTAAGTTACCGACTTCTAGATCTAGAGATGAAATATTAGCAGGTGTTACCAAATTCAACAAAAGAAATTTAACGAATAAACTTAGCTCTAGTCATCTGGGATACAGCACTAACAAATCGCCAATATATGTCTCCGAACACCTATCACCACATTTTAAAGCTCTTCATGCACGCACTCGAAAAGTTGCAAGAGAAAAAGAATACAGATATACTTGGGTCCGTAACGGAAGGATATTCGTACGTAAAAATGACCAATCACCTGCCAAGCAAATCAAATGTTACGAATCTCTTGACAacctttga